A region from the Kazachstania africana CBS 2517 chromosome 11, complete genome genome encodes:
- the UTP22 gene encoding rRNA-processing protein UTP22 (similar to Saccharomyces cerevisiae UTP22 (YGR090W); ancestral locus Anc_3.426), producing the protein MVTTKRKASELTESGDITTSNKKVSLKSDIENDTKLTEQHLSHSDEDDTSDEDEESQVKSKNTAKNSSTASQDIHIARETAELFKSNIFKLQIDELLEQVKLKESHVLKVEKFLHKLYDLIQQVPEWESKSMSEVNSFFKDKVVSVPFVDPRPSEATTKYKFDYKRPDVSLIGSFALKSGMYQPQGSVIDVLLTMPESLFEKKDYLNFRCLHKRSVYLAYLTHHLSILFAKEKLDSFLALEYSYFNNDPLLPILTLNCQKPIEDQHNELNFYKTKFSINLIIGFPSEIFEPKKLLPNKNCIRVANEENALPATPLYNFAILSSSTHETYLKYLYKAKKQTESFQEAIILGRLWLHQRGFSSKSSHSGSLSGFGTFEFTVLMAALLNGGGVNGNKILLHGFSSYQLFKGVIKYLATMDLCDNGHLQFHSDINYAASLSKYVQEGFQTPTLFDKTTKVNILTKMTASSYQALKVYAKETLAMLNNVVQDQFSNIFLTNIGKLDQLKYDMCFNVYFPQVGNGPSASILTSKFTASERVKFITAENFLVNKITSVLKFALGDRINALEVELAGQRSSFPVSKRKVHSNGLNLRCIKIKLLTNPMESEKLVTKGPAHFEEVTPEAALFKDFWGPKSSLRRFKDGSIINSCVWSTSSSEPIVSAIVDFVLKRHISEKIRIENNITRQIQDLLPLPNLPASSNTSVLNLTSFFNLKKSFDELYKIMFKMKLPLSIKSLLPVGSAFRYTSLCQPVPFAYANPDFLQDVILEFETSPKWPDEISSLEKSKTAFLLKIQEQLASQYGSQYKSFFTRDEVVPFNLDVTALNVLTPEGYGFRFKVLTERDEILYLRAISNARNEVKPELEKTFLSFTSAYLASVRHTRTIENISHSYQFYSPTVRLFKKWLDTHLLLGHLKEELVELIAIKPFVDHAPYSIPGSVENGFLKILKFLSQWNWKEDPMILDLVKPEESFDSSFETSIGANDLDSATMKRLSENLTLAQYKDIQSNFANLRKGDPNGLHVQFFVASRNDPSGILYSSAIPLAIATRLTALAKVATNLIQAHGLNEETINLLFTPGLNDYDFIARLKVPFSMKTSCGVLESTEFKNLTSSGSAFPENLDELSEKMDPTYHLVKYLNMKYKNSLIFSSHRYIGVNGGKKGDRNVITGLIKPMFKKQQKFRVNMDCNVKPVDNESVVLNKEAIFNEIAAFGDQLIVDFQSH; encoded by the coding sequence ATGGTTACAACGAAGAGAAAAGCCTCTGAACTTACAGAGTCAGGCGATATTACAACTTCCAATAAGAAGGTTAGTTTGAAAAGTGACatagaaaatgatacaaAGCTCACTGAACAGCATTTAAGTCATAGTGATGAGGATGATACGAGCGATGAGGACGAAGAATCACAAGTGAAAAGTAAGAATACAGCAAAGAATAGTAGCACAGCATCTCAAGATATACATATAGCGAGAGAAACAGCAGAgttattcaaatcaaacatcttcaaattaCAAATAGATGAACTACTAGAACAAGTCAAATTAAAAGAGTCTCACGTTTTAAAagtggaaaaatttttacatAAATTATATGACCTTATTCAACAAGTTCCTGAGTGGGAATCAAAATCTATGTCAGAAGTCAactcatttttcaaagataagGTCGTTTCTGTTCCATTCGTTGATCCAAGGCCTTCTGAAGCAACAACtaaatacaaatttgattataAGAGACCAGATGTATCTTTGATTGGTTCCTTTGCATTAAAATCCGGTATGTACCAACCTCAAGGTTCTGTCATAGACGTACTATTAACCATGCCGGAGTCTttatttgagaaaaaagattatttaaatttcaGATGTTTACATAAGAGAAGTGTCTATTTGGCTTACTTAACTCACCATCTATCAATTTTGTTTGCCAAGGAAAAACTAGATAGTTTCCTGGCTTTAGAATACTCTTACTTCAATAATGATCCACTATTACCAATTTTAACTTTGAATTGCCAAAAGCCAATAGAAGATCAACATAATGAACTAAATTTCTATAagacaaaattttcaatcaatttaattATTGGATTCCCATCCGAGATATTTgaaccaaaaaaattattaccaAATAAGAATTGTATTAGAGTAGCGAACGAAGAAAATGCATTACCTGCCACACCACTCTACAATTTTGCAATCCTTTCCTCATCTACCCACGAAACCTATCTAAAGTACCTTTACAAAGCAAAGAAACAAACTGAATCATTCCAAGAAGCAATAATATTAGGTAGATTATGGTTACACCAAAGAGGTttctcttcaaaatcatcacATTCTGGCTCTCTAAGTGGGTTTGGAACCTTTGAATTCACTGTGCTTATGGCTGCCTTGTTAAATGGTGGCGGTGTCAACGGTAATAAAATCTTATTACACGGTTTCTCATCATACCAGTTATTCAAAGGTGTTATAAAATATCTAGCCACTATGGATCTTTGCGATAATGGCCATCTACAATTCCACTCTGATATTAACTATGCTGCATCCCTTTCCAAATACGTCCAAGAAGGTTTTCAAACCCCTACTTTGTTCGATAAAACTACAAAAGTCAATATCCTAACAAAAATGACAGCTAGCTCATATCAGGCTTTGAAAGTATATGCAAAGGAAACTTTAGCAATGCTAAATAATGTTGTTCAAGAccaattttccaatattttcttaACTAATATCGGTAAACTAGATCAATTGAAGTATGATATGTGCTTTAATGTTTACTTTCCACAAGTCGGCAATGGTCCTTCCGCTTCAATCTTGACATCCAAATTCACTGCAAGTGAAAGAGTAAAATTCATTACTGCCGAAAATTTTCTAGTCAATAAGATAACGAGTGTTCTTAAATTCGCACTCGGTGATAGAATCAATGCCTTGGAAGTTGAATTAGCAGGCCAAAGATCAAGCTTCCCAGtttcaaagagaaaagtcCATTCTAATGGCTTAAATTTGCGTTGTATCAAAATTAAGCTGTTAACTAACCCAATGGAATCTGAGAAGTTGGTTACCAAGGGCCCAGCTCATTTTGAAGAGGTCACACCAGAAGCTGCTCTGTTTAAAGATTTCTGGGGTCCAAAATCTTCCTTACGTCGTTTCAAAGATGGCTCCATTATAAACAGTTGTGTCTGGTCCACATCTTCATCTGAGCCAATTGTCTCTGCCATAGTAGATTTTGTATTGAAGAGACatatttctgaaaaaataaGGATAGAAAACAACATCACAAGACAAATACAAGATTTATTGCCACTACCTAACCTACCAGCAAGTTCTAATACCTCTGTACTAAACTTAACaagctttttcaatttgaaaaagtcgTTTGATGAATTATACAAGATTATGTTCAAGATGAAATTACCACTATCTATTAAATCATTATTACCTGTCGGCTCTGCATTTAGATACACAAGTCTTTGCCAACCGGTTCCATTTGCATATGCCAATCCAGATTTCCTTCAGGATGTTATCTTAGAATTTGAGACATCACCAAAATGGCCagatgaaatttcttccttggaaaaatcaaaaactGCAttcttattgaaaattcaagagCAGCTAGCTTCTCAGTATGGTAGTCAATATAAATCTTTCTTCACTCGTGATGAGGTAGTTCCATTCAATTTAGACGTCACCGCCTTAAATGTTTTAACTCCCGAAGGTTATGGGTTCAGATTCAAAGTTTTAACTGAACGAGACGAAATTCTATATCTAAGAGCCATATCCAATGCAAGAAATGAGGTCAAACcagaattagaaaaaacATTTTTAAGTTTCACATCAGCATATCTTGCCTCAGTTAGACATACAAGAACCATTGAAAACATCTCTCATTCATACCAATTTTATTCTCCAACTGTGAGACTCTTCAAGAAATGGCTAGATACACATTTACTGCTCGGTCACTTAAAAGAAGAACTTGTAGAGCTAATTGCAATCAAACCATTTGTTGATCATGCTCCATATTCTATCCCAGGTTCCGTAGAAAATGGGTTCTTGAAGatactgaaatttttaagtCAATGGAATTGGAAGGAAGATCCAATGATTTTAGATTTAGTAAAGCCAGAAGAGAGCTTTGATAGTTCTTTTGAAACCAGTATTGGTGCCAATGATTTGGATTCTGCTACTATGAAGAGACTTTCAGAAAATCTTACGCTGGCTCAATACAAGGATATCCAATCCAATTTTGCAAATTTAAGAAAGGGCGATCCAAATGGTTTACAtgttcaattttttgtcGCTTCTAGAAACGACCCCAGTGGTATCCTATATTCCAGTGCCATTCCTTTAGCTATTGCCACTAGATTGACTGCATTAGCTAAGGTCGCTACTAACCTAATCCAGGCACACGGATTAAACGAAGAAACAATAAACTTACTATTCACTCCAGGATTGAATGACTATGATTTCATTGCTCGCTTGAAAGTCCCATTCAGTATGAAAACTTCCTGTGGTGTTTTGGAAAGCAcagaattcaaaaacttaACCTCATCTGGGTCTGCTTTCCCAGAGAACTTGGATGAACTAAGTGAAAAAATGGATCCAACATACCATTTAGTTAAGTATCTGAATATGAAGTACAAAAAcagtttgattttttcGAGCCATAGATATATTGGAGTAAATGGAGGCAAGAAAGGTGATAGAAATGTGATTACTGGTTTAATAAAGCCAATGTTCAAGAAACAACAGAAATTTCGTGTAAATATGGATTGTAACGTTAAGCCTGttgataatgaaagtgTAGTTTTGAATAAGGAGGCTATATTTAATGAGATTGCTGCATTCGGAGACCAACTCATAGTAGATTTTCAGTCCCATTAA
- the PRP31 gene encoding U4/U6-U5 snRNP complex subunit PRP31 (similar to Saccharomyces cerevisiae PRP31 (YGR091W); ancestral locus Anc_3.429) translates to MSDEEDFLKDLEEDLEDFSANEEENFEQKEGSLSEANKEEVVKHMDGKAVEDDLTILKKSAGANEPFMLARADLVTIDPSSISNIYQLSSRISHILLQHNSKFTMLLPYLNQISLNLRTETANLHEYLKLSYSARFSELESLIATATQYSNVIYVLETSEKDTEGSLVTSLEQVAQLSKEQILVLMMSMKTSFNESTPLPLEIKQRLLRAREMIITLDELRHTIASYISSKVYHIAPNLCALLGSEITALLVSHAGDILQLSQVPNCNLASIGKKKHLSHELHTTASGVRQEGYIYNSELVQETPVGSRKQMLRMLCAKVALAARVDAGLNQSNPDDSLGRQWRDELLTKVKKINEAPNVSDTKALPIPEDKPKKKRAGRKFRKYKQQFQLSHLRQLQNRMEFGKQETSIMDAFGEEVGLGMTNTSMQTVSGIVGGSGRNVNNSAKMSKSMKQRIKDTDKQAKEYLISLNEFSNGTGSTGHSRPSKIQKQDPNPDHDWFSHHLPPS, encoded by the coding sequence ATgagtgatgaagaagatttcttaaaagatttagaagaagacTTGGAAGACTTTTCTGCCAATGAGGAAGAGAATTTTGAGCAAAAGGAGGGGTCATTAAGTGAAGCGAACAAGGAAGAAGTGGTAAAGCATATGGATGGGAAAGCAGTTGAGGACGACCTCactatattgaaaaagtcaGCTGGTGCTAATGAGCCATTTATGTTGGCAAGGGCAGATTTGGTTACGATAGATCCGTCATCCATATCTAATATATACCAGCTTTCCAGCAGAATATCGCATATTTTATTGCAGCATAATTCAAAGTTTACCATGTTGCTCCCgtatttgaatcaaatatcattgaatttaagGACTGAAACAGCAAATCTAcatgaatatttaaaaCTTTCATACTCAGCACGGTTTTCTGAATTGGAATCTCTGATTGCAACAGCTACCCAATATTCTAACGTCATATATGTACTAGAGACAAGCGAGAAAGATACGGAGGGATCTCTTGTTACTTCCTTGGAACAAGTAGCACAACTTTCAAAGGAACAGATTCTAGTGTTAATGATGTCCATGAAAACCTCATTCAATGAGTCAACTCCATTACCCTTGGAGATCAAACAAAGACTTCTTCGGGCAAGagaaatgataataacTTTGGATGAACTACGTCATACCATTGCATCATATATATCCTCTAAGGTCTACCACATTGCGCCTAATCTATGTGCACTTCTCGGTTCTGAGATTACTGCACTTTTAGTTTCTCATGCAGGTGATATTCTCCAGTTAAGCCAGGTCCCAAATTGCAACCTTGCCTCTATaggtaaaaaaaaacactTATCGCATGAACTACACACGACTGCAAGTGGTGTAAGACAAGAgggttatatatataattctGAGTTGGTACAGGAAACACCAGTTGGGAGTAGGAAACAAATGCTGCGAATGCTATGTGCAAAGGTTGCCCTTGCAGCAAGAGTTGATGCAGGCCTTAATCAATCCAACCCAGACGATTCCTTGGGAAGACAGTGGAGAGATGAGCTTCTCACTAAGGTGAAAAAGATCAATGAAGCACCAAATGTATCGGATACTAAAGCGTTACCAATTCCAGAAGATAAaccgaagaagaaaagagcaGGAAGAAAGTTTAGAAAGTATAAACAGCAATTCCAACTGTCTCATTTGAGACAGTTACAAAACAGAATGGAGTTTGGGAAACAGGAGACTTCTATCATGGATGCCTTCGGAGAAGAAGTCGGTCTCGGAATGACCAACACAAGCATGCAGACAGTTTCAGGTATTGTAGGAGGGTCTGGAAGGAACGTTAACAACTCTGCCAAGATGTCGAAGTCTATGAAACAAAGAATCAAAGACACAGACAAACAAGCGAAAGAGTATctcatttcattaaatgaattttcaaatggaACAGGCTCCACAGGGCATTCCCGACCCAGCAAGATACAAAAACAGGACCCAAATCCTGACCACGATTGGTTCTCACATCATCTACCACCATCATAA
- the DBF2 gene encoding serine/threonine-protein kinase DBF2 (similar to Saccharomyces cerevisiae DBF2 (YGR092W) and DBF20 (YPR111W); ancestral locus Anc_3.430) codes for MFSRTDRNVDALAGDMSQLSFDSAANNRFAYPTGTPSRHRNTRHGGTPTPSPTKSALFAGDESSKMDIDDTTAEIELMNSPKKLPQGFHRTASSAKTQRLVSVCKMYFLDYYCDMFDYVISRRQRTKKVLEYLEEQKTLEKIPNSALNDEWYGYLQKENEVLRKRRLKPKHKDFEMITQVGQGGYGQVYLARKKDTKEVCALKILNKKLLFKLNETNHVLTERDILTTTRSEWLVKLLYAFQDPESLFLAMEFVPGGDFRTLLINTRYLKSAHARFYISEMFCSVNALHELGYTHRDLKPENFLIDAKGHIKLTDFGLAAGTVSNDRIESMKIRLQEVKNLEFPEFKEKSIEDRRQMYHSLRRTEVNYANSMVGSPDYMALEVLEGKKYDFTVDYWSLGCMLFESLVSYTPFSGSSTNETYENLRHWKQTLRRPRLDNGRPAFSDRTWDLITRLIADPISRLRSFEHVKRMPYFSDVNFDSLRNMSPPFIPQLDSETDAGYFDDFTNEADMAKYADVFKRQNKLSAMVDNASVDSKLVGFTFRHRNGKQGSSGILYNGSEHSDPFATFY; via the coding sequence ATGTTTTCTAGAACTGACAGAAATGTTGACGCATTGGCTGGGGATATGAGCCAATTGAGTTTTGACTCAGCAGCTAATAATCGATTTGCTTATCCAACAGGCACTCCTTCTAGACACAGGAACACTAGACATGGCGGGACACCTACACCCTCTCCTACCAAATCAGCTCTTTTTGCAGGGGATGAAAGCTCTAAGATGGATATTGATGACACTACTGCAGAAATCGAGCTCATGAACTCTCCAAAGAAACTACCACAAGGTTTCCACAGAACAGCATCTTCTGCTAAAACTCAGAGACTAGTGAGCGTGTGCAAAATGTACTTTTTGGATTACTACTGTGATATGTTTGACTATGTCATAAGTAGAAGACAACGTACTAAAAAGGTGTTGGAGTATTTAGAAGAACAAAAGACTTTAGAGAAGATACCCAACAGCGCATTGAATGATGAATGGTACGGTTACCTccagaaagaaaatgaagtatTAAGAAAAAGGAGGCTGAAACCAAAACataaagattttgaaatgatAACACAAGTTGGCCAAGGTGGTTATGGTCAAGTTTACTTGGCCAGGAAAAAAGATACGAAGGAAGTATGTGCCTTGAAGattttaaataaaaagtTACTCTTCAAACTTAATGAAACAAATCATGTGCTGACAGAAAGGGATATTCTTACTACGACAAGATCTGAGTGGCTAGTTAAATTACTATATGCATTCCAGGATCCTGAAAGTCTCTTTTTGGCAATGGAATTCGTCCCAGGTGGTGACTTCCGGACCTTATTAATCAATACTAGATACCTGAAAAGTGCACACGCAAGATTTTATATAAGTGAAATGTTCTGTTCTGTGAACGCCTTACACGAACTAGGGTATACTCACAGAGATTTGAAACCAGAAAATTTCCTAATTGATGCTAAAGGACATATAAAATTAACCGATTTTGGTTTGGCTGCAGGTACTGTATCAAATGACAGAATTGAAAGTATGAAAATAAGGCTACAAGAGGTTAAGAATCTTGAATTTCctgaattcaaagaaaaatccaTAGAAGATAGAAGACAAATGTACCATTCTTTAAGACGAACAGAAGTAAATTATGCAAATTCTATGGTAGGTTCTCCAGACTATATGGCGTTGGAGGTTCTTGAAggtaaaaaatatgatttcACTGTTGATTATTGGTCTCTGGGCTGTATGCTATTTGAAAGTTTAGTTAGTTATACCCCGTTTAGTGGTTCATCTACTAACGAAACGTACGAAAATTTAAGACACTGGAAACAAACTTTAAGAAGGCCACGTCTAGATAATGGTAGACCCGCTTTCTCGGATAGAACATGGGATTTAATTACAAGATTAATTGCTGACCCAATAAGTAGATTAAGATCTTTCGAACATGTCAAGAGAATGCCTTATTTTTCGGACGTCAACTTCGACAGTTTAAGAAATATGTCGCCACCATTTATCCCACAACTGGATAGTGAGACAGATGCTGGGTATTTCGACGATTTTACAAACGAAGCTGATATGGCCAAGTATGCAGACGTCTTCAAGAGACAAAATAAACTTTCTGCAATGGTTGATAACGCTTCGGTTGACTCAAAGTTAGTAGGCTTCACTTTCAGGCATAGAAATGGTAAGCAAGGCTCCAGTGGTATACTTTATAACGGTTCTGAACATTCAGATCCATTTGCCACATTTTACTag
- the DRN1 gene encoding Drn1p (similar to Saccharomyces cerevisiae YGR093W; ancestral locus Anc_3.431), which yields MAKIKILVVHGESKDCHTIVEKVKKLNSKSGPFECIFFLGDVVQELNVTNIDGLPVVYTFSSTSEVESSKIKSNLISLNGYGVYQTSNDLRIAYIMNSATELNGCKDEVLAKFKEIDDTVDILITKEWSRCVAEREQRVTGSAILDDAITLLQPRYHFTGKEANTFFESPPFQWKETNTISRFLNLASYGKSGKKWAYALNLELDATLDTTAPTNAIENPYYVTKKRPQPDDSIQSYQNKTKKIGTVVPEACHFCFTNPKLQDHMIVSISDYAYITIAKGPLSVPKGEMNFSGHCLLIPIEHIAKFNVGQENLLQSGFAQDMINYEKSIVKMNFNKFEMSTVVFEINSDRSIHYHKQLLPIPKYLIMKFRTALDRQIHFNNEKLRQNVALNFQTYNSLSDFNYKSIMENAQNNYMQFTVYETAESDPTIYLATFKLEDRIDLQFGRRVLAFLLNLPRRVRWDSPVCSQTKEQEVKEVELFQKSYKEYEPSKSN from the coding sequence ATGGCTAAAATCAAGATTCTGGTTGTCCATGGAGAAAGCAAAGATTGTCATACCATCGTGGAGAAggttaaaaaattgaattcgAAGTCAGGACCATTTGAatgcattttctttttaggTGATGTCGtacaagaattgaatgtaACGAACATTGATGGCTTACCAGTAGTATATACATTCTCCTCTACATCAGAAGTAGAATCATCCAAGATAAAGAGTAATCTAATATCACTTAACGGGTATGGTGTATATCAAACATCGAATGATCTTAGAATCGCTTACATTATGAACTCTGCCACTGAGCTAAATGGGTGTAAAGATGAAGTTCTGGCGAAGTTTAAAGAAATCGATGACACTGTCGATATTTTGATTACAAAAGAATGGAGCAGATGTGTTGCTGAAAGGGAGCAAAGAGTGACAGGCAGCGCTATATTGGACGATGCAATTACACTATTACAGCCAAGATACCATTTCACTGGAAAAGAGGCCAACACCTTTTTCGAGTCTCCACCATTCCAATGGAAAGAAACCAACACCATATCTCGATTCTTAAATTTAGCATCCTATGGGAAATCCGGCAAGAAATGGGCATATGCTCTCAATTTAGAACTGGACGCAACATTAGATACAACTGCACCTACAAATGCCATAGAAAATCCATACTATGTAACTAAGAAACGTCCACAACCCGATGATAGTATACAATCTTATCAGAATAAGACAAAAAAGATTGGCACTGTGGTGCCTGAGGCGTGCCATTTCTGCTTCACTAACCCCAAGTTACAAGACCACATGATAGTTTCAATAAGTGATTATGCCTATATTACAATTGCCAAAGGACCATTAAGTGTTCCCAAGGGAGAAATGAACTTTTCAGGTCACTGTCTACTGATTCCTATCGAACATATTGCTAAATTCAACGTTGGTCAAGAAAATCTTCTACAATCTGGTTTTGCACAGGATATGATAAATTACGAGAAAAGCATTGTAAAAATGaacttcaataaattcGAAATGTCAACGGTAGTGTTTGAAATTAACTCTGATCGTTCCATTCATTACCATAAACAGCTTCTTccaattccaaaatatcTTATTATGAAATTTAGAACAGCTCTCGATAGGCAAAttcatttcaataatgaaaaattaagacAAAATGTCGCATTAAATTTCCAAACTTATAATTCCTTATCAGATTTCAACTATAAGAGCATAATGGAAAATGCACAAAACAATTATATGCAATTTACTGTCTATGAAACAGCAGAAAGTGACCCTACAATCTACTTAGCCACATTTAAACTTGAAGATAGAATAGATTTACAATTTGGTAGGAGAGTTTTAGCATTTTTACTGAACTTACCTAGGAGAGTCAGATGGGACTCCCCAGTGTGCTCGCAAACCAAAGAGCAAGAAGTTAAGGAAGTTGAACTTTTCCAAAAGAGTTATAAGGAGTATGAACCCAGCAAGAGCAATTGA